The following coding sequences are from one Musa acuminata AAA Group cultivar baxijiao chromosome BXJ1-6, Cavendish_Baxijiao_AAA, whole genome shotgun sequence window:
- the LOC135677039 gene encoding tubulin alpha-3 chain-like, with protein MREIISIHIGQAGIQVGNACWELYCLEHGIQPDGIMPSDTSVGVAQDAFNTFFSETSAGKHVPRAIFVDLEPTVIDEVRTGTYRQLFHPEQLISGKEDAANNFARGHYTVGKEIVDLCLDRVRKLADNCTGLQGFLVFSAVGGGTGSGLGSLLLERLSVDYGKKSKLGFTIYPSPQVSTAVVEPYNSVLSTHSLLEHTDVAVLLDNEAIYDICRRSLDIERPTYTNLNRLISQIISSLTTSLRFDGAINVDVTEFQTNLVPYPRIHFMLSSYAPVISAEKAYHEQLSVPEITNAVFEPSSMMAKCDPRHGKYMACCLMYRGDVVPKDVNAAVATIKTKRTVQFVDWCPTGFKCGINYQPPTVVPGGDLAKVQRAVCMISNNTAVAEVFSRIDHKFDLMYAKRAFVHWYVGEGMEEGEFSEAREDLAALEKDYEEVGAEGADDEDEPEDY; from the exons ATGAGGGAGATCATAAGCATCCACATCGGGCAGGCCGGCATCCAGGTGGGCAACGCCTGCTGGGAGCTCTACTGCCTCGAGCACGGCATCCAGCCCGATGGCATCATGCCTAG TGATACTTCGGTAGGAGTTGCACAAGATGCTTTCAATACCTTCTTCAGTGAGACCAGTGCCGGCAAGCATGTCCCAAGAGCTATCTTTGTGGATCTGGAGCCCACCGTCATTGATGAAGTGAGAACTGGGACTTATCGCCAGCTCTTCCACCCAGAGCAGCTCATCTCTGGGAAGGAGGATGCCGCGAATAACTTTGCTCGGGGACACTATACAG TCGGGAAGGAAATTGTTGATCTCTGCCTTGATCGGGTTAGGAAACTGGCAGACAACTGCACTGGCTTGCAAGGGTTTTTGGTTTTCAGTGCTGTTGGTGGTGGAACTGGATCTGGTTTGGGTTCCTTGCTGCTAGAACGGTTGTCTGTGGATTATGGAAAGAAGTCAAAGCTAGGGTTCACCATATATCCTTCACCTCAG GTCTCTACAGCAGTTGTGGAGCCATATAACAGTGTGCTTTCCACCCATTCGTTGTTGGAACACACAGATGTTGCAGTTCTTTTAGACAATGAAGCCATTTATGATATCTGCAGGAGATCTTTAGATATTGAAAGGCCAACCTATACCAACTTGAACCGGTTGATATCTCAAATCATATCCTCTTTAACCACTTCTCTGAGATTTGATGGAGCTATCAACGTAGATGTTACTGAGTTCCAGACCAATCTAGTACCTTATCCTAGAATTCATTTTATGCTCTCCTCTTATGCACCTGTTATTTCTGCTGAGAAAGCATACCATGAGCAGCTCTCTGTACCTGAAATTACAAATGCCGTTTTTGAGCCATCAAGCATGATGGCAAAATGTGACCCGAGGCATGGGAAATATATGGCTTGTTGTTTGATGTACCGTGGGGATGTTGTTCCCAAGGATGTGAATGCTGCTGTTGCAACCATCAAAACAAAGAGAACTGTGCAATTTGTTGACTG GTGCCCTACTGGTTTCAAGTGCGGAATCAACTATCAGCCACCTACAGTGGTCCCTGGTGGTGATTTGGCCAAGGTGCAGCGTGCTGTATGCATGATCAGCAACAATACTGCTGTTGCTGAGGTGTTCTCACGAATCGACCATAAATTCGATCTGATGTATGCAAAGCGTGCATTCGTCCATTGGTATGTTGGTGAGGGGATGGAAGAAGGTGAGTTCTCAGAGGCTCGGGAGGACTTGGCTGCTCTTGAAAAGGACTACGAGGAGGTCGGAGCAGAGGGTGCAGATGATGAAGATGAACCAGAAGACTATTAG
- the LOC103989421 gene encoding protein neprosin, translating into MAARVSARHVMVWLLVAVAAAATCFSCAGAGSVRRAPATRQRLEVQRHLKRLNKQAVKSIKSPDGDIIDCVHISHQPAFDHPFLKNHTIQMRPAFHPEGLLFDESKVASQKKTPSMAQLWHQNGRCPEGTIPIRRTKRDDVLRASSVKRYGKKKHRSIPNPLSIDPDLLNESGHQHAIAYVEGDTYYGAKATINVWEPRIQQSNEFSLSQLWILGGSFGEDLNSIEAGWQVSPDLYGDNNTRLFTYWTSDSYQATGCYNLLCSGFIQINSEIAMGAAIYPLSRYGGSQYDISILVWKDPKEGHWWMQFGNDYVLGYWPSFLFSYLADSASMVEWGGEVVNSEPDGEHTSTAMGSGHFPEEGFGRSSYFRNIQIVDESNNLKAPRGVGTFTEQSNCYDVQTGNSNHWGHFFYYGGPGRSSNCP; encoded by the exons ATGGCGGCACGCGTTAGCGCGAGGCACGTGATGGTGTGGCTactggtggcggtggcggcggcggcgacctGCTTCTCGTGCGCCGGTGCCGGGAGCGTGCGGCGGGCACCGGCGACGAGGCAGAGGTTGGAGGTGCAGCGGCACCTCAAGAGGCTCAACAAGCAGGCTGTCAAGAGCATAAAG AGCCCGGATGGAGATATCATAGACTGTGTGCACATCTCCCACCAGCCAGCCTTTGATCACCCTTTCCTCAAGAACCACACTATCCAG ATGAGGCCAGCTTTCCACCCAGAAGGCCTACTGTTTGATGAGAGCAAGGTTGCATCACAGAAGAAGACGCCTTCAATGGCTCAGCTCTGGCATCAAAATGGGAGGTGCCCTGAGGGCACCATCCCCATCAGGAGGACAAAGAGGGATGATGTGCTGAGGGCCAGCTCTGTCAAAAGGTATGGTAAGAAGAAGCACAGGAGCATCCCAAACCCATTGTCCATTGATCCTGACCTTCTCAATGAGAGTGGCCATCAG CATGCAATTGCTTATGTAGAGGGGGATACATATTATGGAGCCAAGGCCACCATAAATGTGTGGGAGCCAAGGATTCAGCAGTCTAATGAGTTCAGTCTGTCTCAGCTCTGGATTCTGGGGGGCTCCTTTGGGGAGGACCTCAACAGCATTGAAGCTGGTTGGCAG GTCAGCCCAGATCTGTATGGGGATAACAACACAAGACTCTTTACTTACTGGACT AGTGACTCCTATCAAGCAACAGGCTGCTACAACCTACTCTGCTCTGGATTCATTCAAATCAACAGTGAGATTGCAATGGGTGCGGCAATCTATCCACTCTCTCGATATGGTGGTTCCCAATATGATATCAGTATACTTGTTTGGAAG GATCCAAAGGAAGGGCATTGGTGGATGCAGTTTGGGAATGACTATGTGCTAGGTTACTGGCCTTCTTTCCTTTTCTCTTACTTGGCGGACAGTGCTTCCATGGTGGAATGGGGAGGGGAAGTTGTGAACTCAGAACCAGATGGTGAGCACACCTCGACCGCGATGGGCAGTGGCCATTTCCCTGAAGAAGGATTCGGCAGATCAAGCTACTTCAGAAACATACAGATAGTTGATGAATCCAACAATTTGAAGGCACCTAGAGGAGTTGGCACCTTCACTGAGCAATCCAACTGCTATGATGTGCAGACAGGCAATAGTAATCACTGGGGGCACTTCTTCTACTATGGCGGTCCTGGTAGAAGCTCTAATTGTCCATAG
- the LOC135677037 gene encoding mavicyanin-like, with protein MVKVMATAMALVLAFLLAAGVGLSEGAVYKVGDATGWTIMGSPNYTAWAFSKKFQVGDTVVFEYNKSFHNVLEVSKADYHSCNAASPMATFATGNDTITIKTKGHRYFICGIPGHCSGGQKVDIKISKSTSSAAPSTSPTASPSPSPAASTPGGGRGGISTPAAGPGANSGTRALPGLIALALSVFASAAVSSGLAMNY; from the exons ATGGTGAAGGTCATGGCAACGGCAATGGCGTTGGTGTTGGCGTTCCTTCTCGCCGCCGGCGTAGGGCTGTCGGAGGGTGCTGTCTACAAGGTTGGGGATGCCACCGGATGGACCATCATGGGGAGCCCGAACTACACCGCCTGGGCGTTTTCCAAGAAATTCCAAGTGGGAGACACCGTTG TGTTTGAGTACAACAAAAGCTTCCACAACGTGCTTGAGGTGAGCAAGGCCGACTACCACTCCTGCAATGCAGCATCGCCCATGGCCACATTTGCCACCGGTAATGACACCATCACGATCAAGACCAAGGGCCACCGCTACTTCATCTGTGGCATCCCTGGACACTGCAGCGGTGGCCAGAAGGTGGACATCAAGATCTCCAAGTCTACCTCCTCTGCTGCCCCTTCCACCTCGCCCACCGCCTCTCCTTCCCCCTCCCCTGCTGCCTCCACTCCCGGTGGTGGTCGTGGAGGCATCTCCACTCCGGCAGCTGGCCCTGGAGCTAACAGCGGCACAAGAGCTCTTCCAGGATTGATtgctcttgctctttctgtgttTGCATCTGCTGCTGTCTCGAGTGGCCTTGCCATGAATTATTAG